ATCCCACCCGCTCCTTTTTGGCGTCAGTGTAGTACAGCACCGCTGCCGTCTTCCCATTCAATACTTGAGTTGCCAGGCCGCTGCTCATCTTCTTCCTCGTCCACTTGCGCTGAGCTCTTCGTCTCGGTCATGCCGGGGGAAGAAGGTAGGCCGCCCTACAAATACGGAAATGTCGGGATCTGCTGCTAAACTGCGACAATATTCAGATGCGTTGTGTAACGCtctatgtgtgtgcgcgtgtgtgagatcgGGTTTCTTCAATGGGAGAGCTTGTTGTGTCATCAAACGATCGCCTTGTGTAACGTCTAATTTAGTCTGCTGTGGACGGCCGAGGGTGAAGTATGCAGACAGAGTTGGGGTGATCgcagctgggggggggggataaaaagataaaaagaaTACGATCTCGATCTCTATCTGCGCGCGCTCCGCTGATGTACATAACGGCCGACAGAATGAGAAAAGGTACGGATTGTGCCTGCATAATAACCGTTAGCAAGCCTCAGTTAGGGTCTCCATCCAAGATTATTATCAAGCGTTAGCGGGCTTTGCCTTTTTTGCCGTTGATGCCAATGTGAGCcttttacatcagcctcgcgagACAGAAGTGCGCTTTCAAATCTGACTTGAGTTCTCGAGTCTGGGTTAGCGTTCCGACGACGTTGGCTTTAAGTGCTGGGTTTGGGCTGTGAAAATAAAGTGGCTCTGTGAGCTTTGCTTGTCTGTATTTGGGTTGCAAATGAAGGTTCGCAGTCTGAGTTGCATTTGAAAAGAGACCTTTTGAAAGCTTCAAGACCTGTTCGGATGGCATATTAGGGTGCGAGACAAGGCTTGGAGCCTGGGTTGCGATAGTTACTTGGCAGAGCCACAAAGCCGTCCCCGTCTTTGTGGACATGTACAGAAGAGCCTTCTTGCGGTGTCAATCTGATCGCCGTTACCCGGATTGAATGAATAGATTGTCTTTAATGAGGTCACGTGGGGCTCCTGGCATGAGCACGATGGCATGGAGGAAGCCACTGGCCAATATTCATCAGATGGCCTTCACGGGATGTGCGACTCGTACCATTCGCAGTGTGGCGGTCATACTGACGTCTTGCTCACATGCGTTATCGCTGAGCACATTGCTAATACCTACTAGCATTAAAGTGTAAACATGTAAGTTTTGCTTTAGCTTTCCTGCCAGCGTTTGGCATTGCCATACATAGATGGCGGCTTCCAGTTGTAGGTTTTGGAAGGCTTGCGCTTTGTGGCCACATTAATCTTGTAGCTCTTCAAGTCGCACAAACAATCACCTGGTTACACTCTTGCTCCATTTTCTCCAGTGAACGGGACGCCGGTCAGTCAGCTGTCTACGCCGCAGACGGCCAAGTCCCCCAGCCCCTCCTCGACCAGCCCGGCGAGCCTCGTCCAACAACAGTGGGTAAGCGGAGTGCTGGGTCACGCGCGCTTACGACCCCCACACCAAACCCGCACCGTGAACCGTGTATTCAAAACAAAGACATGGGACAATAGGACCCTTTGAGCGACTGATATTTGAACACCAATGGTGCAGCCATACATTAGGCGCTCAATTTCTGTTGTCGCCAGGAAGCAGAGAGACGCTTGGGAAATTGTGACTTATTTACCCACAATAACGTCTTCAACATatacagtggtacctctacttacgaACGTAATTGGTTCCATGATCGGGTTTGTAAGAAGAAATGTTTGTAAGTAGAAGCAATGTTTTGCATAGgaatcaatgtaaaagcaaataatgcATGCCACACTATCccaaaagtcacactttttGCCCTATTACTCTGTGTAAAACACAGAAAACCTAAACAGTTtaatttttgctttttcaaacctTTATAACAAAACATAACTGTCACTTTATTCTTGACCTCCTAGCTTTGCTTGGGGAAGAGCAAACCTGTTCTAATTTTTAACACTTGCTAAAAATACCTCTGAGAAGACAGAAAAATTCAGGCTAATAAATTCTCCTATGCTTCCATGTACTCCCTGCAATGTGCTCACGTACTCGTCATTACTTTTTGGTGCAATTAAGGAGTCTTCCGACTGTGTGAGTGGTCATtgaacgcactttgcgcacaacgcaagtgagaacttaaaaaaagagaaggaacctagcttctaaagatggaaattgacaaacacaaacgtgtgttcttcatgtttttattgaaaacaagctgGTACTAGTACTGTCTGGTGCACGGCAACGACTCCCACCTTTCACTCAATGCGTGTGCACTCCTGCGGCAAGGGATACCTACTTTGGCACAACACTGGCCGTACTCCGTCGCAAGCTCGATATGCATGCCTTCGCCTTTATGATTTCGAGTTACATATTGATAGTCTTAGGAGACATACTCTTTTGACACAGCTAACACGCCGAGATGAACAGGGAATGGCAGAGCAAAAGAGACAAGGCAGGAAGAGGGGGAGTGGCTGGTGCGTCAGTTCAGAAGTTTAAAATTGGTTCATAAGTAGACGCCAAAAAATCGTGAGGCTCCGGTTCGTATCTCGAGATGTGCGAAGTATATGCGTTTGTAAATAGAGGTACCACTGTATGTGCGCTTCTCTtagatacaatacaatacaactttaGTGATACAGGTACAATCATCTTGCATACAGCACCAATTTGGTATTAGTACGTTTGTGAGACAAGATGACTGTTTGAGTATCTCAACTTTTAGCCAATCGCCATTCGCGTGTGACTAAACAACGCTCTATGTTAACAGGATGCGGACAAAGACGAGCATAGGCCAACTACATCTTAGAGCGACGTCACACAGCACATCCATGAATATTCTTCtcttttctgtttttcttgtaGTCGTCAATCACAGCGCCAGATCCCTTTACTAACAAGTGTGTATTTGTGGCCAATGTCGTGGCAAGATGAGCTCTTGTGTTTATTTGGATTTGATTGTGCACAAGATGCATCTCGCATGTGTTGTCTCATGTAGCAAAAGGCTAGACAGGAAGTTGCCGGTAGACAACCACTCATTTGAAACCGGGAGAGAGGTGAAGAATGTGTCCAAAGGCAGTCATGCACCCGGATTGATTGATGGCACCACCCCACGTGCCACTTGAACTGGGCTTGGAATCAAATCATTCCAGATttgaaaagtcatttgtttCTTACACTTTAAAGGTGTTATGTATTGATcgcaacacaccacacaactgTAGACTAGTTGATTTATGGCATCTGATTTATAGTTTGACCCAGTTATGTAGACTGGATCTTTGACAGTTCTGGCCCCCGCTTTGTCATTGAATGGAACCATAAATCCGTCAGTCTGAAAAGTTGGTTGCACTCACTTGAGTCCGTCAACGGATGAAGGTGTGGAGCTCTGGATTTTCTGGACCCCAAAGGTGAGATATAGTACATTTTATGCCATTTGCAAATCAACAATGCCTTCTCTTCAGCTCAAGGAAAACTTTCAAATGTTGGAACACTTAGCAGGATTTATCAGTAAAGGCCAAATGCTAAAATGTTTTCCAAGCTCGCCCGCCACAAACACCACAAAGCAAAATATGGTTGTCAACAAAGCATTTGCGCTTTTGTTGGGTGCCATCAATCAGTCCGCAGCATTCCTGCTCATCTGACAGCAAACGCAGTGATGGCATTTACTTGTTGCAATGACTTATTCATTGTGTCCCGAATGTTGGCAGTCCTTCCTTTGTCGCTGCGCATGATGCCGAGTGGCGATTTCCCAACAAATAGATTTGCATGTTCAATCTTGTCCTTtttgcattattatttttttaaattaattaatttatttatttatttattatattttgccATGTCACTTTTCATTTGGCTTTCATTTCCATTTGTTTGTTCTCATTAAAATGTCCTTTCATTGACAtgcctttttgttttgtgtttcattTCATGGGCGTTGTCACACACATTAGATCTGGACATCTTCGCAAATGTCACAGAGTAGTATTTGTGATAAAGGACATGTCGTCTCCTCTGGCTTGGGTGGCCTGAATCTTTCCCCACGCGGCCTGGCGTTTacatgttttgctttgtttctctTCCGGCGTCGGGTCCCGTCGCGGCGTCCATTTTTTGCGACGAGAGCGCAACGGGACGTGTTTGCCGTCTAGACAGAAATCAAAGAAACCGCACTTGATTGCTTCAATCCTTTAATAACTTGTCTTGTTGTTTGAGTAGCAAAACAAAGAGCAACAACGTTTCAAGGAGAGCAAGAGAACGGCGCTCGACGGACCCCAGTCGAACTTTGAAAAGACTTTGAGTCGGGCTCCTTTATACGACCTTTGACGTTGCGCCGTCGTCTATCGGCTCTCGTTATCTCGGGTTCGGGGGCTTATGTTGGCCTTTTTGCGGTCAACAAGGTTAGCGTTTCCTGTTTTCCTTCAGTGGGACGTCACCTCTTACTGCAGCCAGACGTCTTTGAAAGACACGAGCCCCTGAGATCCCTGACCATACTCAGACATCTCCTCAGCTGCCTCTCAgcagtttccatggcaacagtgGCTGTGGTAGGAAGCCAGCGGCCGCATGTGCGATACGATGCGGCCTCGGGAGAGATGAGGAGCAGTAGGAGCAGAAGAAGAGCGGCTTTTACGCCCAAATTGCCTCCCCAAGAAGGAAACAAAGGCCTTACATAAGACAAAACGCCGTCAAGGAGACTTTTATTCCCAGTAGGTCTGAAAAAGATGACTACCTCATGTCATTGCATCATACAGAACTATTCCATAACAGGCTTTGTTGGGTTATTAGCTTTATTTAAAGAATTCATTTGAATTGAATTTTGAGAACTTTTCTCTTGTTTATCGAACCAATACTGTTACCATACCTATTAGGGTTACTTGGCCATTCTTAGCGTAGTGTTGTTTATCGAACCAATACTGTTATGATACCTGTTATGGTTATTTGGCCATCCTTAGCGGTCTAATTTCATCCACAGGGCTCTcggggctcctcctcctcctctttgtctTCCAGTCAAGCGTCCAGCTCGCAAAACAGTGACGAAGCCGTGACTGACGGTGACGACTCCAGTTTTTCTTCACCCAAAAACATTTGAGTTGTAATCTCATtggattgatttttttgtttgaattgaTCGCCACATCTCCACACCGCAGAGGAAGTTGTCGCGGATGAGGCTCCGGCCTTGGCGGACGAGGCTCCGGCTGAGGCGCCGGCCTCAGCGGACGAGGCTCCGGCCTCAGCGGACGAGGCTCCGTCCTCGGCAGACGAGGTTCTGGCTGTCCCTTCCTACATATCGGAGCGCTACAAGGTGGGCCGCATGCTGGGCGACGGCAACTTTGCGGTGGTTCATGAGTGCACCGAGCGCTCCACGGGACGCCATTACGCGCTCAAGATCATCAACAAGGGCAAATGTCGAGGCAAGGTCAGACGCCGATcccaatttatttaatctggtcTTGACCTTGTAGCTTGTCATCAAATAATGATGGTGAGACTCGGGTCCGCTTGCAGGAGCACATGATTCAGAACGAGGTGTCCATCCTGCGGCGAGTCAAGCATCCCAACATCGTCCTTCTCATTGAGGAGGTGGACACGTACAGCGAACTTTACCTGGTCATGGAGCTGGTCAAGGTCGGTGTAGGTTTACTCCTGTAGTGCCTCGCGCGACACCGTTTTTCCGAGCAATAAATTGCAAAGCGATCTTGATGGCCTCGCGGCATTTGAATATGAAGGCTAGGCAGGGAGCGTTGGCGCGTCGTTCAATAGGCggtaaaagggaaaaaaaaacaagctttcATAAGGGGcagcaaataaaatgaaaacagctGGCGACTCAAAATTGCGGAACAGCATATGCCAGCATTGGTAGGACATGGCGCAACACAAGTCCTGCCTGCCCAGTATGGAACCCTAGACCAACATGACAAACATTCTGGCCGTTGTGATATGCTTTGTCCTCAGGGCGGAGACCTGTTTGACGCCATCACTTCTGCCAACCGCTACACAGAGAAGGACGCCAGCGGCATGCTCTACAACTTGGCCAACGCCATCAGATACCTCCACAGCCTCAACATTGTGCACCGAGACATCAAGCCAGAAAACCTTCTGGTGAGGTCGTCCCAAGGTCAGCAGATCAATGCATAGGAACTCGGCGTCACGGCCACGTTGCAACCGGtgtcattttcaggtgtacgagCATGTGGATGGTAGCAAGAGCCTCAAACTGGGAGACTTTGGTTTGGCCACAGTGGTGGACGGACCTCTTTACACCGTCTGTGGCACGCCGACATATGTAGCGCCTGAAATCATTGTGGAAACTGGGTGAGGTTTTTCAAAGTCAATGTATTTGTGGATGTAATTTGTAGTATCATTTGTACTTTCAAGTCTGTTTGACTCTCCTTTTTATTTCCGATCATCAGTATTTGTGGCTTCCTTTTCAGTTGCTTGAATTGCTTGTGCCTTTTTTGGCTTTAGCATTGTAGCATTGACTTGAAATGTGAGCGAGTATGTTGTGACAGGTATGGGCTGAAAGTGGATATCTGGGCGGCCGGCGTGATCACTTACATTCTGCTGTGCGGGTTCCCGCCTTTCCGGGGGTAAGTGGCCCGCCGCCGTCGCTGCTCCCTCTGCTGGCGGCTGACATTGCTGCGCTGCTTTGCTTGCAGGAACAGCCAGGATCAGGAGGTGCTCTTTGACCAGATTCTGATGGCCCGGGTG
The nucleotide sequence above comes from Syngnathus scovelli strain Florida chromosome 15, RoL_Ssco_1.2, whole genome shotgun sequence. Encoded proteins:
- the dclk1a gene encoding serine/threonine-protein kinase DCLK1a isoform X2 — protein: MKPRKAVRVLLNKKTAHSYEQVLSDITNAVKLDSGVVKKIYTLEGKLVTCLQDFFGDEDVFVACGPGKLRFQDDLMLDETEWHVMRPMSYSKMSSIRSSPKALIQTQHGKSPASVNGTPVSQLSTPQTAKSPSPSSTSPASLVQQQWGSRGSSSSSLSSSQASSSQNSDEAVTDEEVVADEAPALADEAPAEAPASADEAPASADEAPSSADEVLAVPSYISERYKVGRMLGDGNFAVVHECTERSTGRHYALKIINKGKCRGKEHMIQNEVSILRRVKHPNIVLLIEEVDTYSELYLVMELVKGGDLFDAITSANRYTEKDASGMLYNLANAIRYLHSLNIVHRDIKPENLLVYEHVDGSKSLKLGDFGLATVVDGPLYTVCGTPTYVAPEIIVETGYGLKVDIWAAGVITYILLCGFPPFRGNSQDQEVLFDQILMARVEFPLPYWDGVSDAAKVLIKSMLELEVDQRYTALQVLEHPWVIDEGLCENDRQLSVAGKIKKHFNTSPKGSDNTQAHIWLDGSFSMQRSGSLDFHRHPAMYWIRPPLLIRRGRFSDEDATRM
- the dclk1a gene encoding serine/threonine-protein kinase DCLK1a isoform X4 yields the protein MPGEEVNGTPVSQLSTPQTAKSPSPSSTSPASLVQQQWGSRGSSSSSLSSSQASSSQNSDEAVTDEEVVADEAPALADEAPAEAPASADEAPASADEAPSSADEVLAVPSYISERYKVGRMLGDGNFAVVHECTERSTGRHYALKIINKGKCRGKEHMIQNEVSILRRVKHPNIVLLIEEVDTYSELYLVMELVKGGDLFDAITSANRYTEKDASGMLYNLANAIRYLHSLNIVHRDIKPENLLVYEHVDGSKSLKLGDFGLATVVDGPLYTVCGTPTYVAPEIIVETGYGLKVDIWAAGVITYILLCGFPPFRGNSQDQEVLFDQILMARVEFPLPYWDGVSDAAKVLIKSMLELEVDQRYTALQVLEHPWVIDEGLCENDRQLSVAGKIKKHFNTSPKGSDNTQAHIWLDGSFSMQRSGSLDFHRHPAMYWIRPPLLIRRGRFSDEDATRM
- the dclk1a gene encoding serine/threonine-protein kinase DCLK1a isoform X3, translated to MYITADRMRKVNGTPVSQLSTPQTAKSPSPSSTSPASLVQQQWGSRGSSSSSLSSSQASSSQNSDEAVTDEEVVADEAPALADEAPAEAPASADEAPASADEAPSSADEVLAVPSYISERYKVGRMLGDGNFAVVHECTERSTGRHYALKIINKGKCRGKEHMIQNEVSILRRVKHPNIVLLIEEVDTYSELYLVMELVKGGDLFDAITSANRYTEKDASGMLYNLANAIRYLHSLNIVHRDIKPENLLVYEHVDGSKSLKLGDFGLATVVDGPLYTVCGTPTYVAPEIIVETGYGLKVDIWAAGVITYILLCGFPPFRGNSQDQEVLFDQILMARVEFPLPYWDGVSDAAKVLIKSMLELEVDQRYTALQVLEHPWVIDEGLCENDRQLSVAGKIKKHFNTSPKGSDNTQAHIWLDGSFSMQRSGSLDFHRHPAMYWIRPPLLIRRGRFSDEDATRM